One region of Streptomyces leeuwenhoekii genomic DNA includes:
- a CDS encoding helix-turn-helix domain-containing protein produces the protein MILLRRLLGDVLRRQRQRQGRTLREVSSSARVSLGYLSEVERGQKEASSELLAAICDALDVRMSELMREVSDELALAELAQSAAATPSESVPAPVRPMLGSVSVTGVPPERVTIKAPAEAVDVVAA, from the coding sequence ATGATTCTGCTCCGTCGCCTGCTGGGTGACGTGCTGCGTCGGCAGCGCCAGCGCCAGGGCCGTACTCTGCGCGAAGTCTCCTCGTCCGCCCGAGTCTCACTCGGCTATCTCTCCGAGGTGGAGCGGGGGCAGAAGGAGGCTTCCTCCGAGCTGCTCGCCGCCATCTGCGACGCGCTGGACGTACGGATGTCCGAGCTCATGCGGGAAGTGAGCGATGAACTCGCCCTCGCCGAGCTGGCCCAGTCTGCTGCTGCCACCCCCAGTGAGTCCGTGCCCGCGCCGGTTCGTCCGATGCTGGGCTCCGTGTCGGTGACCGGTGTGCCACCGGAACGGGTGACCATCAAGGCGCCCGCCGAGGCGGTGGACGTCGTCGCCGCCTGA
- a CDS encoding helix-turn-helix domain-containing protein, translated as MSIGNSPEDERPFEDVSEEARPSIGRALQQARIAAGMTVDDISTATRVRIAIVHAIEADDFTSCGGDVYARGHIRTLARAVRLDPEPLIAQYDAEHGGRPAPTSAAPLFEAERIRPERRGPNWTAAMVAAIVVVIGFVGFTMVKGGDEGGTASVAEGATPATGTSAPAAPGTKKPADPKPDPTDSAIAAAPQDKVTVQVSAPDGRSWISAKDHNGQILFDGLLEQGESKTFQDSSRIDLVLGDAGAIQLHVNGKEIQDDFRPGAVERLTYTKGDPEVG; from the coding sequence GTGTCCATCGGCAACTCCCCTGAAGACGAGCGTCCGTTCGAAGACGTTTCCGAGGAAGCCCGCCCCTCCATCGGCCGCGCCCTGCAGCAGGCGCGTATCGCCGCCGGGATGACCGTCGACGACATCAGTACCGCCACCCGGGTCCGTATCGCCATCGTGCACGCCATCGAGGCGGACGATTTCACGTCCTGCGGCGGTGACGTCTACGCCCGCGGTCACATCCGGACCCTGGCCCGAGCCGTGCGCCTCGATCCGGAACCGCTGATCGCCCAGTACGACGCCGAACACGGGGGGCGGCCGGCGCCGACCTCGGCGGCGCCGCTGTTCGAAGCGGAACGTATCCGCCCGGAGCGGCGCGGGCCGAACTGGACGGCGGCCATGGTCGCCGCGATCGTCGTGGTGATCGGCTTCGTCGGGTTCACGATGGTCAAGGGCGGCGACGAGGGCGGCACGGCGTCGGTGGCCGAGGGCGCCACGCCCGCGACCGGCACCTCCGCCCCGGCCGCCCCGGGGACGAAGAAGCCCGCCGACCCCAAGCCGGACCCGACCGACAGCGCCATCGCGGCCGCGCCCCAGGACAAGGTGACGGTGCAGGTGAGCGCCCCAGACGGCCGGAGCTGGATCTCCGCCAAGGATCACAACGGGCAGATCCTCTTCGACGGCCTGCTCGAGCAGGGCGAGTCCAAGACCTTCCAGGACAGCTCGCGGATCGACCTCGTCCTCGGCGACGCCGGCGCCATTCAGCTGCATGTCAACGGCAAGGAGATCCAGGACGACTTCCGGCCCGGCGCCGTGGAGCGGCTGACGTACACCAAGGGTGACCCCGAGGTCGGATAA
- the pgsA gene encoding CDP-diacylglycerol--glycerol-3-phosphate 3-phosphatidyltransferase — MTGVPASAAGGSSGGRGTGSRALPGTAPAGPVAGSAIPGGIAAREAGGRAFGDGASPAGGHGVPEAGAVSGAGGGPGAGSGRASGAQGDEDLSAARVSGSDGDAADAGAPGGARTARGGKLAAAAVNQASVWNVANLLTMLRLVLVPAFVALMLADGGYDPAWRAFAWAAFAVAMITDLFDGHLARAYNLVTDFGKIADPIADKAIMGAALICLSALGDLPWWVTAVILGRELGITLLRFLVIRYGVIPASRGGKLKTLTQGVAVGMYVLALTGPLATLRFWVMAAAVVLTVVTGLDYVRQAIVLRRRGIAERRAALKETEA; from the coding sequence ATGACCGGAGTCCCGGCGTCCGCGGCGGGAGGCTCCTCCGGCGGGCGGGGGACCGGCTCGCGTGCGCTGCCCGGCACCGCACCGGCGGGGCCGGTGGCCGGGTCCGCGATCCCGGGCGGGATCGCGGCGCGGGAGGCCGGCGGCCGGGCTTTCGGAGACGGCGCGTCTCCGGCGGGCGGGCACGGCGTGCCGGAGGCCGGTGCGGTTTCCGGGGCCGGTGGCGGACCGGGCGCGGGGAGCGGTCGCGCCTCCGGCGCCCAGGGTGACGAGGATCTCTCAGCGGCACGCGTCTCCGGTTCCGACGGGGATGCCGCGGACGCGGGGGCGCCGGGCGGTGCGAGGACGGCGCGTGGCGGAAAGCTGGCGGCGGCCGCCGTCAACCAGGCCAGTGTCTGGAACGTCGCCAATCTGCTGACGATGCTCCGGCTGGTCCTCGTGCCGGCGTTCGTCGCACTGATGCTCGCCGACGGCGGGTACGACCCGGCGTGGCGGGCGTTCGCCTGGGCGGCCTTCGCCGTCGCCATGATCACCGACCTCTTCGACGGGCACCTGGCCCGTGCGTACAACCTGGTCACCGACTTCGGGAAGATCGCCGATCCCATCGCCGACAAGGCGATCATGGGAGCGGCGCTGATCTGTCTGTCGGCCCTGGGCGATCTGCCCTGGTGGGTGACGGCCGTCATCCTGGGCCGGGAGCTGGGCATCACCCTGCTGCGGTTCCTCGTCATCCGCTACGGGGTCATTCCCGCCAGCCGCGGCGGCAAGCTGAAGACGCTCACCCAAGGGGTGGCGGTCGGGATGTACGTGCTGGCGCTGACCGGGCCGCTGGCGACGCTCAGGTTCTGGGTGATGGCGGCGGCGGTCGTCCTGACCGTCGTGACCGGGCTGGACTATGTCAGACAGGCCATCGTGCTGCGCAGGCGGGGAATCGCCGAGCGCAGGGCGGCGTTGAAGGAGACGGAAGCTTGA
- the rimO gene encoding 30S ribosomal protein S12 methylthiotransferase RimO — MPERRTVALVTLGCARNEVDSEELAGRLEADGWQLVEDAADADVAVVNTCGFVEAAKKDSVDALLEANDLKGHGRTQAVVAVGCMAERYGKELAEALPEADGVLGFDDYTDISDRLQTILNGGGHAAHTPRDRRKLLPISPVERQAVSEEVALPGHGAPEDLPDGLAPASGPRAPLRRRLDGSPVASVKLASGCDRRCSFCAIPSFRGSFISRRPSDVLNETRWLAEQGVKEIMLVSENNTSYGKDLGDIRLLEALLPELAEVDGIERVRVSYLQPAEMRPGLIDVLTSTPKVAPYFDLSFQHSAPAVLRAMRRFGDTDRFLELLDTIRSKAPEAGVRSNFIVGFPGESEADLAELERFLNHARLDAIGVFGYSDEEGTEAATYDGKLDEEVVAERLARVSRLAEELVSQRAEERVGETVRVLVESVDDEDGVYGRAAHQAPETDGQVLLTSGEGLSAGLMVDAKVVGTEGVDLVAEPLRGSLAWSEEAGR; from the coding sequence ATGCCTGAACGCCGTACCGTCGCACTGGTCACCCTTGGCTGCGCTCGTAACGAGGTCGATTCCGAGGAGCTCGCAGGCCGTTTGGAGGCGGACGGCTGGCAGCTCGTGGAGGACGCCGCGGACGCGGACGTCGCCGTGGTGAACACGTGCGGCTTCGTCGAGGCCGCCAAGAAGGACTCCGTGGACGCCCTGCTGGAGGCCAACGACCTCAAGGGCCATGGCAGAACGCAGGCCGTCGTGGCCGTGGGCTGCATGGCCGAGCGGTACGGCAAGGAGCTCGCCGAGGCCCTGCCCGAGGCCGACGGCGTCCTCGGCTTCGACGACTACACCGACATCTCCGACCGCCTCCAGACCATCCTGAACGGCGGGGGCCACGCCGCGCACACCCCGCGCGACCGGCGCAAGCTGCTGCCGATCAGCCCCGTCGAGCGGCAGGCCGTCTCCGAGGAGGTGGCCCTGCCCGGCCACGGCGCCCCCGAAGACCTGCCGGACGGGCTCGCCCCGGCCTCGGGCCCCCGCGCGCCGCTGCGCCGCCGCCTGGACGGATCCCCCGTCGCCTCGGTGAAGCTGGCCTCCGGCTGCGACCGGCGCTGCTCGTTCTGCGCCATCCCCTCCTTCCGCGGCTCCTTCATCTCCCGCCGCCCGAGCGACGTGCTGAACGAGACGCGGTGGCTGGCCGAGCAGGGGGTGAAGGAGATCATGCTGGTCTCCGAGAACAACACCTCTTACGGCAAGGACCTCGGCGACATCCGGCTGCTGGAGGCGCTGCTGCCGGAGCTGGCGGAGGTCGACGGCATCGAGCGGGTGCGCGTGAGCTACCTCCAGCCGGCCGAGATGCGCCCGGGCCTGATCGACGTCCTGACCTCGACGCCCAAGGTCGCCCCGTACTTCGACCTGTCCTTCCAGCACTCCGCGCCCGCTGTGCTGCGGGCGATGCGCCGCTTCGGCGACACCGACCGCTTCCTGGAGCTGCTGGACACCATCCGGAGCAAGGCCCCCGAGGCCGGTGTGCGCTCCAACTTCATCGTGGGCTTCCCCGGCGAGTCCGAGGCCGACCTCGCCGAGCTGGAGCGCTTCCTGAACCACGCCCGGCTGGACGCCATCGGCGTCTTCGGCTACTCCGACGAGGAGGGCACGGAGGCGGCGACCTACGACGGCAAGCTCGACGAGGAGGTCGTCGCCGAGCGGCTGGCGCGGGTGTCCCGCCTGGCCGAGGAGCTGGTCTCGCAGCGGGCCGAGGAGCGGGTGGGCGAGACCGTGCGGGTGCTCGTGGAGTCCGTGGACGACGAGGACGGCGTGTACGGGCGTGCGGCCCACCAGGCGCCCGAGACGGACGGCCAGGTGCTGCTCACGAGCGGCGAAGGTTTGAGCGCCGGTCTTATGGTCGACGCGAAGGTGGTCGGTACGGAAGGTGTCGACCTCGTGGCCGAGCCGCTGCGGGGCTCGCTCGCGTGGAGTGAGGAGGCGGGCAGATGA
- a CDS encoding CinA family protein — protein sequence MSSPAAEVVRLLTVRGGTLAVAESLTGGLVAAEITAVPGASKVFRGSVTAYATELKHRLLGVDEALLVARGAVDPEVAAQMAVGVRQALGADWGIATTGVAGPDPQDGQPVGTVFVAVDGPLRITGDSARGGKVEALRLNGDRAEIRMESVRSVLGLLMRELTGEQTGNERAQDTERNGGF from the coding sequence TTGAGTTCCCCGGCCGCCGAGGTGGTGCGACTCCTCACGGTGAGGGGCGGGACCCTCGCGGTCGCCGAGTCGCTGACCGGTGGCCTGGTGGCGGCGGAGATCACCGCCGTGCCCGGGGCGTCGAAGGTGTTCCGGGGATCGGTCACCGCCTACGCCACCGAGCTGAAGCACCGGCTGCTCGGCGTGGACGAGGCCCTGCTGGTCGCGCGAGGAGCGGTGGACCCCGAGGTCGCTGCACAGATGGCAGTCGGCGTACGGCAGGCTCTCGGCGCCGACTGGGGCATCGCCACCACCGGCGTCGCCGGTCCCGACCCGCAGGACGGACAGCCGGTCGGAACGGTGTTCGTGGCGGTGGACGGGCCCTTGAGAATCACTGGGGATTCCGCCCGGGGCGGAAAAGTGGAGGCGCTGCGGTTGAACGGCGACCGCGCGGAAATTCGTATGGAGAGTGTACGGAGCGTGCTCGGACTCCTGATGAGGGAGCTCACGGGCGAACAGACCGGGAATGAGCGGGCACAGGATACGGAACGGAACGGGGGGTTTTGA